The genomic region GACTTCGCGCATGACGACCACTTCAAACTGACCGTCGGTGAGTTCTCCTTCGGGGTTGATGATGGCGCCCGTGCCGTACATGCGCGCGTTGGCCAGCACCACCATGACGGCTTCACGGTGCAGCACCCGTTCGTCGGTAATGAGCCGGACGTGCAGCGACCGGCGGTTCAGCAGCACCCGCAGGATACCCCGGGCGTAGCCCAGCTTGCCGCGCCAGTTGTTGTCTTTGTAGTACTTTACGAGCTGCGCATTGAGGCCAATGTCGCTCAGGTGCAGGCAAATGTCTTTTTTGTTGATCAGAATGACGTCCAGGGGCTGTATATGTCCGCTGGCGATGACCTCCAGGGCCTCTTCCAGTGCGGAGGGCAGACCCAGTTCCCGGGCCATTCCGTTGGCCGAGCCGGCGGGCAGGATTCCGAGCGGAATCTCCGGTTCGAGCAGCTGCTCGGCCACAAGCTTGATGGTT from Tellurirhabdus rosea harbors:
- a CDS encoding diacylglycerol/lipid kinase family protein; the encoded protein is MHSQRSIPHNQSVPPEGMLKLLFVINPVSGGRAKDDWEEQIRDFFRNKPFSPDFLVLNGQNDEESVRKAVESLKPDRVVAVGGDGTIKLVAEQLLEPEIPLGILPAGSANGMARELGLPSALEEALEVIASGHIQPLDVILINKKDICLHLSDIGLNAQLVKYYKDNNWRGKLGYARGILRVLLNRRSLHVRLITDERVLHREAVMVVLANARMYGTGAIINPEGELTDGQFEVVVMREVSYFEFLKMFWRFRPFDPTKIEILKASSLDITTRKRAYFQIDGEYRGRIRQVTAEMLPGKLKVITREEEA